One Armatimonadia bacterium DNA segment encodes these proteins:
- a CDS encoding IS4 family transposase: protein MARKGDGEPGAKTLWRGLNRLHDIVLGALLFAPHLLDVGNV, encoded by the coding sequence TTGGCTCGCAAGGGCGATGGCGAACCGGGAGCCAAGACGCTGTGGCGCGGGCTGAACCGCCTGCATGACATCGTCCTGGGCGCCCTCCTCTTCGCCCCCCATCTCCTAGATGTGGGTAATGTATAG